AATATAATGACGATTTATCCGGCAATAGATCTAAAAGATGGAAAAGCGGTAAGACTAACAAAAGGTTTGATGGAAAGCGCCAAAATCTACAGTAATGAGCCGTGGGAGCTTGCTAAGAAGTTTGAAGAAATGGGTTCAAAATGGCTTCATTTAGTTGATCTAAACGGTGCTTTTGCAGGTGAACCTAAAAATCTTGAGCAGATAAAAAAGATTAGAGAAAATTCCTCTTTAAAGATGCAGTTGGGCGGCGGTATAAGAGATGAAGAGACTATAAAGAGATATCTTAATATTGGTATTAACAGGGTTATTTTGGGTTCAGTCGCGGTAAAAAATCCTAGTTTTGTTAAAGAAATGGCAAAAAAATATCCCATTGTAGTTGGAATAGACGCAATTGATGGCTATGTGGCGGTAGAGGGATGGGCAAAAACCAGTACTATGAAAGCTACTGAACTTGCAAGAGCTTTTGCGGATAGCGGAGTAGAAGCGATAATCTGTACCGATGTTGGGCGTGATGGAACTTTAAGCGGAATAAATGTGGATTTTACCGTAAGTATAGCCGAAGCTAGTGGCATTGAGACGATTGCTAGTGGCGGTGTCAAAGATATAGAAGATATAAAAAGATTGCTTGAAACTAAGAAAGTAGCCGGTGTAATAATAGGTAAAGCTTTTTATGAAGGTACTTTAGATTTGAATGAGGCGTTTGAACTAGTCATTAGTTATTAGTCATTGGTGTCGATAAACTTAAAATTGCCGCTAATGACTATTATGTATTACATGTTATGTATTACGGTTTAAAGGATTGTTTTGAGAGATTATTACTATGAAGTTACGATTACTCCATCCTCTCATAAAGAGGAGATAGAGAGTTTTTTGATGGATCATTTTTATAACGGTATCGAAGAAGTCGGAAACTCTTTAATCTTAAGAAGTGAAGAGCCGCTAGAGGATATTATTGAAAAAACTAAAGAGTATGCAAATGCTTTGAGTAAGATTTTTTCTGAAAAAGTAGAACTAGATATAAAGATTGAAAAAAAAGAGAATCAAGACTGGATAGAAAACTATAAAAAAAGTATTACGCCTGTTGAAGTAGAAGAGTTTTATATACGTCCAAGCTGGTATGAAAAAAAAGAAACCAAGATAGATATTGTTATGGATCCGGCTTTAGCTTTTGGCTCGGGGCATCATCCAAGCACTCTTAACTGTTTGAAAATAGTAAGTCAAAAGGTAAAAAAAGAAGATAAAGTATTGGACGTAGGTACCGGTAGCGGTATATTGGCTATTGCTGCGGCTAAAAAGGGAGCGATAGTCGATATTTGCGATACGGACGAACTTGCCGTTAAAGAGGCAAAGAAAAATTTTAGATTAAACAAAGTTGAATTTAATAAAGCATGGATTGGTTCGGCCGTAAATCTCAAGGAAAAGTATGATATAGTAATAGTCAATATAGTAGCTGACGTTTTGGTATTTTTAGCCAAAGATTTAAAAAGTTGCGTAAAAGATGGAGGATACTTGATACTTTCGGGGATAGTGGAAAAGTATCTTTCAAATGTATTGGAAAGATATAACGATTTGAAACTTATAAAAAAAATTCAAGAAAAAGAGTGGATCACTCTTTTGTTAGCAAAATAGTTATAATACGTTAAAGTAAATGGAGCTTTAACTCTAAAATATTTAAATTTTTCAAGAAAAGGATACAGATGGCAAAAAAGAGACCGAACAGAGATAAAAAAGATAATTTTTTCAACCAAAATCCTCTTATAACTTTTGCAATTTTTTCGATTATTATCATACTACTTTTCAAATCGATGATAGGTCCAACTGGCGGGAATATGGGAGAGGGTGCGGCTACGCATATGGTAGGAGCGCCTATACAAAAGAGTAAAGAGGTTAGTTATTCTGAACTCAAAAATCTTATAAAACAAGGACAAATAAAGTATGTTGCTATTGGCCAAAGAACCATTAAGGCAATAGCCGACGAAAATGGTTATAAAGTTATATACTTTGCAAATAGAGTACCAGAAGACAACACTTTGATACCTCTTTTGGAGCAAAAAGGCGTTGATTATGGTGGATATAGTGAAAGCAACTGGGTAAGCGAGGTTATTTTTGGCTGGGTTATTCCTATTTTTATCTTTTTTGCGATATGGATGTTTTTAGCAAGCCGAATGCAAAAGAGTGTCGGTGGCGGGATTCTTGGTATGGGTAGTGCCAAAAAACTTATAAATAGCGAAAAACCTAATGTAAAATTTAGTGATGTGGCCGGAGCGGAAGAGGCGAAAGAAGAGGTAAAAGAGATAGTCGATTTTCTAAAATATCCCGATCGTTACGTTAAGCTTGGGGCTAAGATCCCAAAAGGGGTTTTGCTTGTAGGACCTCCTGGAACAGGAAAAACTCTTTTGGCAAAAGCTGTTGCCGGTGAAGCGAGTGTTCCCTTTTTCGCCGTTAGCGGTTCAAGTTTTATAGAGATGTTTGTTGGGGTAGGCGCGGCAAGAGTAAGAGATCTTTTTGAACAGGCTAAAAAAGAGGCTCCTGCGATAATTTTTATCGACGAGATAGATGCCATAGGAAAAAGTAGAGCTGCTACGGGACCTATCGGCGGAAACGATGAGCGAGAGCAGACGCTTAATCAGCTTTTAGCAGAGATGGACGGTTTTGATAGTGCGAAATATCCGATTATAGTTTTGGCTGCCACAAATAGACCCGAAGTTTTGGATCCGGCACTACTTAGACCGGGACGTTTTGATAGAACGGTAGTTGTGGATAAACCGGATTTTGAAGGAAGGTTAGCCATACTTAAAGTTCACGTGAAACATATAAAAATGGCTAAAGATGTAGATTTGACAGAGATTGCAAAGTTAACGGCCGGACTTGCGGGAGCCGATTTGGCAAATATTGTCAATGAAGCCGCTCTTTTAGCAGGTAGAAAAAATAAAAAAGAGGTAGAACAAGAGGATTTCCTGGAGGCGGTTGAGAGAGCTATAGCCGGGTTAGAAAAGAAAAGCAGAAGAATAAGTCCAAAAGAGAAAAAAATAGTAGCATATCATGAGAGTGGGCATGCACTGTTAGCCGAGACCACGCAAGGTGCAAAAAGAGTAACAAAAGTCTCTATTATTCCTAGAGGGCTTGCCGCTTTGGGTTATACTCTCAATACTCCCGAAGAGAACAAATATCTTATGCAAAAACATGAGCTTGTTGCTGAGATAGACGTACTTCTTGGAGGTAGAGCGGCCGAAGAAATTTTTATAGGGGAAATTAGCACCGGTGCCGCTAACGACCTTGAAAGGGCAACCGATATAGTAAAAGCTATGGTTATGATGTACGGGATGAGTGAAGTAGCGGGCTTAATGGTGTTGGAAAAGCAGAGAAACCTCTTTTTAGGCGGTGGAATGGCGCCTGTTAAAGAGTATAGCGAGAAATTGGCCGAAGATATAGACGAGTTTATAAAGAGATTTTTAAACCAGAGATACGAGCACGTTAAAGATCGGCTTAAAGAGTATAGCGAAGCGATAGAGGAGATGGTTAAAGAGCTTTTTGAAAAAGAGGTTATAGAGGGTAAAAGGGTAAGAGAGATAATCAGAGAATTTGAAGAGAAACACTCTATAGAATCAAAGTTGGTTTCTGACGACTTGGAAGATATAAAAGAGGCTAAAGAGAGAGCGAAAAAAGAGTCTCAAAAAGAGGATGAGCCAAAAAGGGAGAAGGAGTAAACTTTGAGCCTCTTCTTTGATTATTTTGCTTACGAAGGACGTAAAAAGTTGGTAATAAGCGTGTTAATTGCGCTTATTGTGGTAGTTTTTGCTAAATCTTGGTTTTTGAAAGCTTTTTTTATTTCTGTCTTTTTGTTTTTTTTATATATCTACTATATTCCGAAAAACAGAGTCGAACTTTTAGAAAAAGATGCCATTTTTTCTCCCGTAGATGGACAAGTTACCGATATTTTCGAAAAAGATGGAAAAAGAGTTATAGAGATTTATAAAAACCTAGAACACGGTTCTGTTATAAAATCTCCTATGAGCGGGATAGTAGAGGATATTTACTTTAGACACGGAGCATTTTTGGATTTGACCTCAAGAAAATCGCATAATTTTAATGAAAGATTTACTTTTGTGATAAAAGATGATAAAAAGATGATAAAAGTTGTTTCATTGGCCGGAAAATTGGGTTTTTTTGGACATTCGTTTTATAAACCTAAAAATAACCGATGCGATTTCTCTGAAATTTTGGGATTTTGTACCGAGGCGTTATTTAACATAGAGTTACCCGAAGAAGCCGTATTGAATGTGAAAAAAGGTGAAAACCTAGTTGCAGGTATAAGTGTATTGGCTTATCTAAAGGGATAAAATTGAATAAACCTAGTTTTCATTTGATGTATATATTGCCTAATCTTTTTACCGCAGCAAGTGCATTTATTGGCGTTATAAGTATCATAGCAGCTTCTAAAGGCGAATTTCAAAAGGCCGCATGGCTTATACTTTTGTCTTTGATTTTTGACGGTATAGACGGAAGAGTAGCAAGACTTACCCATACTACTAGTAAGTTTGGCGTAGAGTTTGACTCTTTAGCTGATATTGTCGCTTTTGGTGTCGCGCCGGCTATGCTTTTGTATTTTTGTTGTGGTCACGAATATGGAAAATTTGGCTCTTTGGTATCGGCTATGTTTGTAGTTTTTGGTGCGATTAGACTAGCTAGATTTAACGTAATGGCACCATCGAGTGAACCATCAGTATTTATAGGTGTGCCTATACCTACTGCAGCAGTTTTTGTGGCTGTATGGATATTGCTTTTTCAAGAGTATCCTATTTTGCTTAAATACTCCTATTTTCTTTTGATTGGCGCTCTGCTTTGTGCATTTTTAATGGTCAGCAATATAAGGTATCCTAGTTTTAAAAAGATAGAGCTTCAAAAAATAAATGCCATAAAAATTTTGATAATTTTGGTTATTGTTTTATCTCTTTTGTATCTTTTTCCTATTGAGGGTATAACTATACTTACTACAATTTATATACTTTATGGTATTTTTAGAGCAGCCTATTTTGTTATATTTAGAAAAAAGAGAAAAATATAGTATAATAATGGAAAAAAATTATTAAGGGAAAATAAATGAGTGATGCAGGTGTTGTTAAGGCTATCAAAATTCTTCCTAAAATAGAGATTAAAAACCTTCTCCTGCGCTTCTGATAGATTTTATCAACAGATATATAATAATCAAAACATTTTTTAATTTAAAGGATAGAAAATGAGCGATATAGTAAAAATTTTCGATACAACTTTAAGAGATGGTGAACAAAGTCCCGGAGCATCTATGAATACAGAAGAGAAGATACAGATAGCAAAACAGCTAGAAAAGCTTGGAGTAGATATCATAGAAGCAGGTTTTGCAGCGGCAAGTCCGGGAGATTTTGAAGCTATAAATAGAATAAGTGAAATTGTAAAAAAAAGTACCGTATGTTCTTTAGCGAGAGCAGTTGAAAAAGATATTAAAGCAGCAGGGGAAGCTATAAAACCGGCAAAAAAGAAAAGAATACACACTTTTATCGCTACAAGCGATATTCATATGAAATATAAGCTTAGAATGAGTCCTGATGAAGTTGTAAAAAGAGCAATCGAGGCAATTAAATTTGCTAAAGAGTTTGCGAATGATATAGAATTTAGTTGTGAAGATGCAGGTAGAAGTGAGATGAGTTTTTTAAAAGAGATAATAGATGAGGCTATAAAGGCAGGTGCTAAAACTATAAATATACCGGATACCGTTGGTTATAGATTGCCTCACGAGATGGGTGAGATGATTAAAGAGTTAAAAGAGTTTATTGGTGATAGAGCCATAATTTCCGTTCATTGCCATAACGATTTGGGACTTGCTACTGCAAACTCTTTATATAGTGTTTTAAACGGGGCAAGACAGGTTGAGTGTACTATAAATGGACTTGGCGAACGAGCAGGTAATGCGGCTTTGGAAGAGGTTGTGATGGCCATTAAGACTAGAAAGGATATCTTTGAAGGTATTGAAACAAATATCAATACAAAAGAGATTTATCCTACTAGCCGTTTAGTTTCTACAATAACAGGTATTGAGCCTCAACCAAATAAAGCGATTGTTGGAAGAAATGCTTTTGCTCATGAAAGCGGCATCCATCAAGATGGGGTATTGAAACATAAAGAGACTTATGAGATAATGAGAGCCGAAGATATAGGATTTGAGACAAATTCTATAGTTTTAGGTAAACATTCAGGACGCCACGCTTTTAAAGAAAAAATCAAATCTTTAGGCTTTGATTTAAGTAATGATGAGATTAATAAAGCTTTTGAGAGATTTAAGATCTTAGCAGATAGAAAAAAAGAGATAACTGACGATGATTTAAGGATGATAATAACTAGCGAATTAACTAGCATACCGGAAATTTATAAACTTAAAAAGTTACAGATAAATGATTGTAGTGAAGGGGTTCCTAGTGCCGCCGTAACAATAGAGCATAATGGAAAAGAGATAACTGATGCCGGTATTGGCGACGGCACTATTGACGCTATATTTAAAACTATAGATAGAATAAGTGGTTATAGCGGAACATTAAACGATTATGAAGTAAAAGCTGTAAGTAAAGGAAAAGATGCTTTAGCTAAAGTCGTAGTCAAAGTCGTATTTGATGAAAACAAACCTGCGGTTATTGGTCATGGCTTAAGTATAGATACCATGATGGCAAGCGCCAAAGCCTATATAGGAGCTTTAAACAGCTTTATTTCTATGAGAGATATTTTAAAGAAAAAAAGTTGCGTTGAAGGAGATGATATATAGCAGGTCAAGTTTATACTTGACCTGAATTTCTTTATATATTTAGTATTTTTTCACTTTTTTTAAAAAGCACTCCGGCATATTTATAAACTCTAAACCGATTTGATAACTATCATCTTGTAAGATATATTTTATCTTTGCCTCTGTTGATTTAAATTCATTATCAAACAAAATATTTAATGTGACTGTTTTGTTTCTATCTATATCAATATTTTTTTCATTAGTAGTTACTTTTACACCGTCTAAACTAATATTTTCGACCACACAGTTAAATGAGCTAACAAATCCTTTTTGGGTTTTATAAGTCAGTTTTGCTTTCAAATTAGTTTTATATCTTTCATGGCCTCTTGTTTCTTTATATGATAGTGAGGTACTATGTTCAGTTGTAATAATACACCCGCTTTCGCTAAAATCGATAGATATTATTTTTGTATTAAATTTATAAAAACGCTTATCTTCACTTCTTGAAAAGCCTATTTCTATTTTTTCACCTTCGTTCAAATATTTTACTTGATTACAATCTATATACCAGAATAGTTTTGATTCTGAGTTTCTTTGAAGAGATATAGGTATATTGTTTTTACTGATAACTACTGCTTTTTCCCTATCTTTGATATGTTTTGTATTTGATAGGGCATACTTTGTATCATAAAAGTTTAGTTTTTCTCTTATATTATTAAGAAGATTTTTCTCTTGATAAGTCAATCCTTCTATATGCTGTTTTAGCCAATCTGCAACACTATTTTCAAATTCTGAAATATTTTTTATCTCTATATCATATTGAGAAAAAATTTTACGTAGAAGATCTTTTTCGTTTTCTGTGAGTTGTATCTCTTTTAGTATTTTTTCTATCTTGTTTCTATCCATTTCTAATGTCCTTGTATATACTATAACATTTAATTAAATAATATCATAAAAATATTACAAAAAAAATATTGAATTGATTAATATAATAAATATTTAATAAATATTAAAAATAACTTTTCAAAACTTCCGGGATTTTGATAGAACCGTCTTTTTGCTGATAATTTTCCATAATGGCAATAAGTGTTCTTCCCACCGCAAGGCTTGAGCCGTTGAGGGTATGGACCAGCCTGTTTTTTTTACCATCTTTAAATCTTATCATGGCTCGTCTTGCTTGAAAATCTCTGGTATTTGAGACGGAGCTTATTTCACGGTATTTTCCTTGTCCCGGTAGCCATACTTCAAGGTCTATCGTTTTAGCGGCGCTAAATCCCAGATCTCCGGTACAAAGCATAACTAGTCTATGAGGAAGTCTGAGAGACGTTAAAAGATCACTGGCGGTATTTACCATCTCTTCGAAAACTTTGTCGCTATCTTCGGGTTTTGTGATGGCTACAAGCTCCACCTTGTCAAATTGATGCTGTCTTATCATACCTCTTACGTCTTTCCCGCCGCTTCCTGCCTCTTTCCTAAAGCACGGGGTATAGGCAGTGAGTTTTATAGGTTCTGTTAAATCGGCAATGATCTCGTCTCTATAAAGGTTTGTAAGAGGCACTTCAGCTGTAGGTATGAGATACAAATCTTCATCGCAAACTTTAAAAAGATCCTCTTCAAATTTAGGCAGTTGTCCTGTTCCAAGAAGCGTGGATGAATTTACCATAAATGGGACATATACCTCTTCGAATCCTCTGTTTTTATTGAAATCTAGCATATAGTTGATTAAGGCTCTCTCTAGTACGGCAGCCTCTTTTTTAAGAACGCTAAAGCGGCTTTTTGCAAGTTTTACCCCTCTTTTAAAATCTATCCAGCCGAGATCTTCCCCAAGCTTGAAGTGCTCTTTTGGTTCAAAATCAAACTCTTTTGGTTCCAACACTTTTTTTATCTCTACATTATCCTCTTCGTCTTCTCCTATAGGAACGTCCGGATCTGGAATATTTGGAATTTGAAGGGCGATTTTTTTCAAATCCTCTTCTATGTCTCTAACTATCTCTTGGTGGGCTGATATTTTGGCTTTGTTGCTATCTACCTCTTTTTTTAGTTCATTTATATCTTTTCCCTCTTTTTTGTATATTCCAAAAAGTTTAGAAAGTTTGTTCTGTTTTGCCTGAAGCTCTTCTAAAACTTTTTTTTCCGATTTATATTTGGTAAAGAGCTCTTTAAGTTCGGCCAAAAGTTTTTCCTCTACACCTCTGTTTTTAAGTTTTTCGGCAATCTCGTCAAAATTTTTTTCTAAAAGTTTAAGGTCAAGCATAAAGGCTCCTGTTAAATTTATTAATAAAAGTTAAAAAAGCTGAATAACAAAAAAAATATTTAAACATTTGCTATTTTAAAATCAGATTATATATAAATATTGCTATGAGTGTGATAAATTTTGGCATATTTGATGAAATGTTTGAAAATTTTGTGAGAGGTTTTAGAGAAGGGGATAAACTCCGGATGCCACTGGACGCCGAGTATGTATCTGTTTTTAATATGCTCTATGGCTTGGGTTATACTGTTTTTGTCATAAGCGGCGATTTGCAGATCTTTTCCTAATATATCTATAGCTTGGTGATGTAAAGCATTTACTTTGATTTTTTTTCTTTTTAGAATTTTATATAGATGCGAGTCTGAGTCGATAATAACCGTTTTTAAAGGAAGAGGGGTTTTTGAGTGAGGATGATTTAGATCAAGTTCGTTTATATCATAATGCAACGTTCCTCCAAAAAAAACGTTTATAAGTTGCATACCTCTGCAAATCCCTAAAATAGGAATCTCTTTTTTAACTGCCTCTTCAATGAGAGACAACTCAAGTAAGTCTCTTTTTTTATCGCCGTTTTTTATATAACGTTTTTTGCCGTAGATAGATGGATCGATATCGACTCCCCCACTAAGAATGAGTCCTTGAAAGTTTTTGGGATTTTTTTTAGAAGAGGGAGAAACAAAAACAAGTTTGATTCGATATGGTGTAAGCATAAGTTTGATAAAGCTCCATACAATTTTACTTCCTTTATCTGAACCTGTAATAACTATCTTTATACTCAAATAATACCTCTATCGTTTAATATTGTATCTACTCTTTTTACCCACATTGATGTAATAAACCAAAAAGGAGATTCTAAAAAGTCTCTATACTCTTTGGATAAGATATATAATCTATTTTCGTCAAAAGCCAATTTTTCTATCAACGCCCAATAGTTAAACTCATAAGCTATAGACCAGATATCCTCGTCTATTCTGGAGTTTGGCAGTCTATAATGAAAAGCCGGTCTTGGGGTTATTTTTTCATTTGGTAGTTTTTTTTTGACCTCTTTATCTAAATAAGCAAAAAGAGGAAGCATATCCAAAGCTCTGTTTCTTGTCGGATTGAATCGGATATAATCATCTATCAACTTTTTAAAATCAGGTGTGTAGTTTGAAGCCATTACTAAAAGAATATACTCTTTATCAAATGGCTCTATAAACCATGAGAGTTTCCTTGTTAAGTCTATATTGTCCTTCTCTTTTATCCAATCATATAAGATCAAAAAAGCTCTAAAAATATTTAGAATATGTTTTAGTTCCAATGATGGAGTCTCTATGTTTATATGAAGGCCAAAGGCGTAAAAAGCGGAAGATTTCGTACCCAAAGCGCCTCTTCCTTTTAGTTTTTCTCTTAGATAATCTATCTCATCTAATCTATCAAAGGGTATAGGGGGAGTTACTATTTCGTATGGTATAAAGATTTCCGATACAAAAAAGAGAAGATCTTCAAAGAATTTTTTATCACCATTTTTTTTGTTTTTTTCATAATCTTGTAAAAGTTTGCTATCTATGTAAATCTTAAAATCTCCAAATAGAGTCTCTTTGACTATTAACGAGTGCTCTTGCTCGTACTGTGCTCTTCCTCCAAAAAGTTCAATGATTGTTGCGGCACTTTGAGTGGGGGTTAGGCCGCTAAACTCAATCTCAAATCCAGCTTTTCTTATTTTGCCTTCTTGATTTTTTAAAAGCGGAGGAAGAGAGAAACCATCCATTATATCTCTTTAGGAGATGAAAGCTCAACCATTATTTTCATAACATTTCCCTCCTCAACAGCGTAAAATCTATGTTTTTTACACCAGTTAGCGTTTGCGTGGTTAGCGAGTCTCAAAGCTTCAAACTCGGCCTCTTTTTTATCTTTAAATGTTTTGTTTAGCCATTTTTCTTTTAGTGTTTCATCTTTTTTGGCACATCCGCACATCATTTGCATCTGGATTTTATACATTATAAACCTCCATAAATTTTTTTAAAAACTATTATACCCATTATTGTTGCTCCAAGCGATAAAATTACGTTTAAAGTTATGTTTATAAGAGCTCTATAATAGAGTGAATTTTGAAGCATGGTTACTGTTTCATAGCTAAATGTTGAAAATGTTGTTAAAGCTCCTAAAAAACCGGTAACAAGCAGAGCTTTTTGAGTTGGGTTTATTACATTTTCGAAGTAAACTATCAAAAAACCTATTAAGAAACTACCGATAACGTTTACGCTTAAAGTACCGAAAGGAAAAAATGAAGAGCTTAATTTT
This Nitrosophilus labii DNA region includes the following protein-coding sequences:
- the hisA gene encoding 1-(5-phosphoribosyl)-5-[(5-phosphoribosylamino)methylideneamino]imidazole-4-carboxamide isomerase yields the protein MTIYPAIDLKDGKAVRLTKGLMESAKIYSNEPWELAKKFEEMGSKWLHLVDLNGAFAGEPKNLEQIKKIRENSSLKMQLGGGIRDEETIKRYLNIGINRVILGSVAVKNPSFVKEMAKKYPIVVGIDAIDGYVAVEGWAKTSTMKATELARAFADSGVEAIICTDVGRDGTLSGINVDFTVSIAEASGIETIASGGVKDIEDIKRLLETKKVAGVIIGKAFYEGTLDLNEAFELVISY
- the pssA gene encoding CDP-diacylglycerol--serine O-phosphatidyltransferase, whose translation is MYILPNLFTAASAFIGVISIIAASKGEFQKAAWLILLSLIFDGIDGRVARLTHTTSKFGVEFDSLADIVAFGVAPAMLLYFCCGHEYGKFGSLVSAMFVVFGAIRLARFNVMAPSSEPSVFIGVPIPTAAVFVAVWILLFQEYPILLKYSYFLLIGALLCAFLMVSNIRYPSFKKIELQKINAIKILIILVIVLSLLYLFPIEGITILTTIYILYGIFRAAYFVIFRKKRKI
- a CDS encoding amidoligase family protein — its product is MDGFSLPPLLKNQEGKIRKAGFEIEFSGLTPTQSAATIIELFGGRAQYEQEHSLIVKETLFGDFKIYIDSKLLQDYEKNKKNGDKKFFEDLLFFVSEIFIPYEIVTPPIPFDRLDEIDYLREKLKGRGALGTKSSAFYAFGLHINIETPSLELKHILNIFRAFLILYDWIKEKDNIDLTRKLSWFIEPFDKEYILLVMASNYTPDFKKLIDDYIRFNPTRNRALDMLPLFAYLDKEVKKKLPNEKITPRPAFHYRLPNSRIDEDIWSIAYEFNYWALIEKLAFDENRLYILSKEYRDFLESPFWFITSMWVKRVDTILNDRGII
- a CDS encoding gamma-glutamyl-gamma-aminobutyrate hydrolase family protein, with product MSIKIVITGSDKGSKIVWSFIKLMLTPYRIKLVFVSPSSKKNPKNFQGLILSGGVDIDPSIYGKKRYIKNGDKKRDLLELSLIEEAVKKEIPILGICRGMQLINVFFGGTLHYDINELDLNHPHSKTPLPLKTVIIDSDSHLYKILKRKKIKVNALHHQAIDILGKDLQIAAYDKNSITQAIEHIKNRYILGVQWHPEFIPFSKTSHKIFKHFIKYAKIYHTHSNIYI
- the serS gene encoding serine--tRNA ligase: MLDLKLLEKNFDEIAEKLKNRGVEEKLLAELKELFTKYKSEKKVLEELQAKQNKLSKLFGIYKKEGKDINELKKEVDSNKAKISAHQEIVRDIEEDLKKIALQIPNIPDPDVPIGEDEEDNVEIKKVLEPKEFDFEPKEHFKLGEDLGWIDFKRGVKLAKSRFSVLKKEAAVLERALINYMLDFNKNRGFEEVYVPFMVNSSTLLGTGQLPKFEEDLFKVCDEDLYLIPTAEVPLTNLYRDEIIADLTEPIKLTAYTPCFRKEAGSGGKDVRGMIRQHQFDKVELVAITKPEDSDKVFEEMVNTASDLLTSLRLPHRLVMLCTGDLGFSAAKTIDLEVWLPGQGKYREISSVSNTRDFQARRAMIRFKDGKKNRLVHTLNGSSLAVGRTLIAIMENYQQKDGSIKIPEVLKSYF
- a CDS encoding 50S ribosomal protein L11 methyltransferase; translation: MRDYYYEVTITPSSHKEEIESFLMDHFYNGIEEVGNSLILRSEEPLEDIIEKTKEYANALSKIFSEKVELDIKIEKKENQDWIENYKKSITPVEVEEFYIRPSWYEKKETKIDIVMDPALAFGSGHHPSTLNCLKIVSQKVKKEDKVLDVGTGSGILAIAAAKKGAIVDICDTDELAVKEAKKNFRLNKVEFNKAWIGSAVNLKEKYDIVIVNIVADVLVFLAKDLKSCVKDGGYLILSGIVEKYLSNVLERYNDLKLIKKIQEKEWITLLLAK
- the crcB gene encoding fluoride efflux transporter CrcB; the encoded protein is MNISLIIAVGVGGFFGAISRFLISSFIQKLSSSFFPFGTLSVNVIGSFLIGFLIVYFENVINPTQKALLVTGFLGALTTFSTFSYETVTMLQNSLYYRALINITLNVILSLGATIMGIIVFKKIYGGL
- a CDS encoding 2-isopropylmalate synthase, translating into MSDIVKIFDTTLRDGEQSPGASMNTEEKIQIAKQLEKLGVDIIEAGFAAASPGDFEAINRISEIVKKSTVCSLARAVEKDIKAAGEAIKPAKKKRIHTFIATSDIHMKYKLRMSPDEVVKRAIEAIKFAKEFANDIEFSCEDAGRSEMSFLKEIIDEAIKAGAKTINIPDTVGYRLPHEMGEMIKELKEFIGDRAIISVHCHNDLGLATANSLYSVLNGARQVECTINGLGERAGNAALEEVVMAIKTRKDIFEGIETNINTKEIYPTSRLVSTITGIEPQPNKAIVGRNAFAHESGIHQDGVLKHKETYEIMRAEDIGFETNSIVLGKHSGRHAFKEKIKSLGFDLSNDEINKAFERFKILADRKKEITDDDLRMIITSELTSIPEIYKLKKLQINDCSEGVPSAAVTIEHNGKEITDAGIGDGTIDAIFKTIDRISGYSGTLNDYEVKAVSKGKDALAKVVVKVVFDENKPAVIGHGLSIDTMMASAKAYIGALNSFISMRDILKKKSCVEGDDI
- the ftsH gene encoding ATP-dependent zinc metalloprotease FtsH — protein: MAKKRPNRDKKDNFFNQNPLITFAIFSIIIILLFKSMIGPTGGNMGEGAATHMVGAPIQKSKEVSYSELKNLIKQGQIKYVAIGQRTIKAIADENGYKVIYFANRVPEDNTLIPLLEQKGVDYGGYSESNWVSEVIFGWVIPIFIFFAIWMFLASRMQKSVGGGILGMGSAKKLINSEKPNVKFSDVAGAEEAKEEVKEIVDFLKYPDRYVKLGAKIPKGVLLVGPPGTGKTLLAKAVAGEASVPFFAVSGSSFIEMFVGVGAARVRDLFEQAKKEAPAIIFIDEIDAIGKSRAATGPIGGNDEREQTLNQLLAEMDGFDSAKYPIIVLAATNRPEVLDPALLRPGRFDRTVVVDKPDFEGRLAILKVHVKHIKMAKDVDLTEIAKLTAGLAGADLANIVNEAALLAGRKNKKEVEQEDFLEAVERAIAGLEKKSRRISPKEKKIVAYHESGHALLAETTQGAKRVTKVSIIPRGLAALGYTLNTPEENKYLMQKHELVAEIDVLLGGRAAEEIFIGEISTGAANDLERATDIVKAMVMMYGMSEVAGLMVLEKQRNLFLGGGMAPVKEYSEKLAEDIDEFIKRFLNQRYEHVKDRLKEYSEAIEEMVKELFEKEVIEGKRVREIIREFEEKHSIESKLVSDDLEDIKEAKERAKKESQKEDEPKREKE
- a CDS encoding PilZ domain-containing protein, whose amino-acid sequence is MDRNKIEKILKEIQLTENEKDLLRKIFSQYDIEIKNISEFENSVADWLKQHIEGLTYQEKNLLNNIREKLNFYDTKYALSNTKHIKDREKAVVISKNNIPISLQRNSESKLFWYIDCNQVKYLNEGEKIEIGFSRSEDKRFYKFNTKIISIDFSESGCIITTEHSTSLSYKETRGHERYKTNLKAKLTYKTQKGFVSSFNCVVENISLDGVKVTTNEKNIDIDRNKTVTLNILFDNEFKSTEAKIKYILQDDSYQIGLEFINMPECFLKKVKKY